The Paramixta manurensis region TTTCGTCTCTCGTTGTAGATGATATGCAGAAATATTGCCTTTTTACTGCGCAATTCTCCAGCCTTACGCAGAAACAGGCAAGATTCATGCAGAAATGAGCATTGAGGCGCCAGGTCATTATCCTGACAATGGTGTCCAACAAAACCCATCGCTGCCAGATCAAAAGGATAACCACGATGAATAATTTTACCCTCCACACCCCCACCCGTATTTTGTTTGGCGAAGGCCAAATCGTGAATTTAAGCCATGAAATTCCGGCGGGAAGCAAAGTGTTAATCACCTTTGGCGGCGGCAGTGTGAAGAGCAACGGCGTGATGGATCAGGTGTATACCGCGCTGAAAGATTTTGATGTGCAAGAGTTCGGCGGGATTGAACCCAATCCAACCTATGAAACGTTAATGAAAGCGGTTGAGGTGGTCAAAGCAGAAAAGATCGATTTCCTGCTGGCGGTTGGCGGCGGTTCCGTGCTGGACGGCACCAAATTTATTGCCGCCGCCGCTTTCTATACCGATGAGCCCTGGAACATTTTGAAAACGCGTGGCGCAGAAATTAAGCAAGCGCTGCCGATGGGTTCGGTACTGACTCTTCCGGCGACCGGATCTGAATCTAACAGCGGCGCGGTGATTACTCGCCGTGCAACTCACGACAAGCAAGCGTTCCATTCGCCGCACTGCCAGCCAGTGTTCGCAATTCTCGATCCGGTTTACACCTATACGCTGCCGCCGCGCCAGATTGCCAACGGCGTGGTCGATGCTTTCGTCCACACCATTGAGCAATATCTGACTTATCCGGTGAATGCCAAAGTGCAGGATCGTTTCGCTGAAGGCTTATTACTGACGCTGGTTGAAGAAGGCCCGAAAGCGTTGCAGGAACCGGAAAACTATGGCGTGCGCGCTAATGTCATGTGGAGCGCCACCATGGCGTTGAACGGCCTGATTGGCGCCGGCGTGCCGCAGGATTGGGCAACGCATATGCTCGGCCATGAGTTAACCGCGCTACACGGTCTGGATCATGCGCAAACCCTCGCCGTGGTGCTCCCTTCGCTGATGAATATTAAACGTGTGGAAAAACGCGAAAAACTGTTGCAGTACGCGGAACGCGTTTGGGGTATCACCGACGGTGATGATAACGCGCGGATTGATGCGGCCATTGCGGCAACTCGAGGCTTTTTCGAAACCATGGGCGTACCAACCCGCCTGCAAGATTACCAGCTTGACGGCAGCTCGATTCCAACGTTGTTGACCAAGCTGGAGGAGAAAGGTCTGACACAACTGGGCGAGCATAGCGACATTACCCTCGACGTCAGCCGTCAGATTTATCAGGACGCGTGCTAAGCATTCTCACGGATAGAGACATCTCGACTAGACTTAACCTCATCGTTCAACCGATACCGTCGGGTATCGGTTAACCTGCAGAAAGGAGAAGTTATGGCAGATCAACCTATTATCAAACTTCATGATGGCAATATGATGCCGCAGTTCGGCCTCGGCGTTTGGCAAGCCAGTATTGAAGACGCACGCAAAGCAGCGGTAAAAGCCCTCGATGTTGGCTATCGTTCCATTGATACCGCTGCCATTTACAAAAATGAAGAAGCGATTGGTCAGGCGTTGCAAGAAACCGACGTCCCGCGCGATGACATTTTTATCACCACCAAATTGTGGAACGAGGATCAGCTTAATAGCCAGCAGGCGATGGAGACCAGCCTGAAGAAACTCCAGCTTGAGCAGGTCGATCTTTATCTAATGCACTGGCCGTGCCCGGAAAAAGATAACTTTGTTGAAGCCTGGAAAGGCATGATTGAGCTGCAAAAGCAGGGGCTGACAAAAAGTATCGGCGTGTGTAATTTCCAGCAGGCGCATTTGAAACGGCTGATCGATGAAACTGGCGTGGTGCCGGTCGTTAACCAGATTGAGCTGCACCCAATGCTGCAACAGCGTGAACTGCACGCCTGGAACGCGATGCATCAGATTCAGACCGAATCATGGAGCCCGTTGGCGCAAGGCGGGAAAGGGGTTTTCGATCAGGAAATTATCAAAAACCTGGCGAAGAAATACGGTAAAACACCGGCGCAGATTGTGATTCGCTGGCATCTTGATAGCGGTTTGGTGGTGATCCCGAAATCCGTTACGCCGGCCCGTATTGAAGAGAACTTTAAGGTGTTTGATTTCCGTCTGGAGAAACCGGAAATCAGTGAAATTGCCAAGTTGGATAAAGGCCAGCGCCTGGGGCCAGATCCGGACGAGTTTAATTAATCGCTTTTGGCCGGGCATGCCCGGCCAACTCACGGTATCGGCTGCACCAATAATTGACCGGCGCTACCGCGATCCGCCATCTCCAGCGCCTGGCTGTAATAGACAAACGGAAAGTGATCGGACGAAGGTTGAGTAAAAGAAACCAATAGCTCAACATCGCCATCGACCCAAACGGTATCCTTCCAACCGCGATCTTCTCCCATCGGCGACGCGCCATTCACACTCTTAATCAGAAACATCACGCCCTGAATATGCAACGGTTGCGGCATATCCGCATGAATGATCCAACGCTCCCATGTCCCCTGCTGCGCCTGTGTATCAATCCGTGACATATCCCATAACGCGCCGTTAATCCCCGGCAGAGAATCGCCCAGACGGAATTCACGAATGCGGCTTGGGGTACCATCAATTAATTGATCGGCCAATAAACGCATCGGCAAATTATCGGTCACCAAAGGCAACAAGCCAGTAGGACGCAGCGTCAACACCAGCGTGGAGGTCAGGATACTGGAGGGCTCAAACAAACCGCGCAGCCGATCCATAATCCCTGCCGCCGCGCCCGCGGTAATCGACACTTCGTCGCCCTGCGACATATCGATCAAGACTTCACGCCGTTCGCCCGGCGCCAGCGAAAGTTGCTGTACCGCAACCGGTGCCGGGAGAAAGCCCTGATCGCTGGCAATTACGTTAAAGGGGCGATTGTCACTCAGGCTTAACGCATAGCGTCGGGCGTTGGAGGCGTTTAATAAACGTAGGCGCACCCAGCCGCGTGACACCTCGACATAGGGATTCTGTACGCCATTAACCAGCAGCGTATCGCCCACCATGCCGCCATTGTCCGGCGGGTTATAAACCGGGGTACCAAAATTATCGAGCCGTTTATCTTGAATAATCAGCGGAAAGTCATCCACACCGTAATGATTCGGCAACGGTAAGGCTTTACTCACCTCATCTTCAATCAGCCACATGCCCGCCAGCCCATTGTAAACATGCGGCGCCATGCGATTGGGCGTATTAGCATGATACCAACAGGTTGCGGCAGCCTGGCGGATCGGCAACACTGGCGACCAGTCAACGCCTGGCGACATCAGCCGTGGCGCGCCGCCCATCAATGCGCCGGGCACCTGTAACCCGCTGACGGTCATCGCCACCGGTTCGTTCAACCGATTACTGTAAATCAGTTTGACGTCATCCCCACTCCAGACACGTACCGTTGGGCCTAAATACATGCCATTAACCCCCCACACCGGGGCTTTATTACTGTCGCCGGAAAAAGACCAGTGGCTGCGCTGTAGCGTCAAAAATAGCGGCTGACCGCGACGTGACTCCAGCAACGGCGGAACCGGCAACGCCGTCTCTCCTCCTGCCGCCAGAGCGCGAAACGGCACAGCGCTTGCGCACAGGGCAAGACCCGATGCCTGAATAAATTGACGTCGACTGAAAGACATAACGACTCCGTACCCGTAAGCGTGGCGAATAACTCGCCGTCCATTTTTCTGATTATGTGGGAATGCCGCGTCGGTACCAGAAAATACCCGTCATACTGCAAGCTGCCTGTGCGTAGCC contains the following coding sequences:
- the yqhD gene encoding alcohol dehydrogenase, producing the protein MNNFTLHTPTRILFGEGQIVNLSHEIPAGSKVLITFGGGSVKSNGVMDQVYTALKDFDVQEFGGIEPNPTYETLMKAVEVVKAEKIDFLLAVGGGSVLDGTKFIAAAAFYTDEPWNILKTRGAEIKQALPMGSVLTLPATGSESNSGAVITRRATHDKQAFHSPHCQPVFAILDPVYTYTLPPRQIANGVVDAFVHTIEQYLTYPVNAKVQDRFAEGLLLTLVEEGPKALQEPENYGVRANVMWSATMALNGLIGAGVPQDWATHMLGHELTALHGLDHAQTLAVVLPSLMNIKRVEKREKLLQYAERVWGITDGDDNARIDAAIAATRGFFETMGVPTRLQDYQLDGSSIPTLLTKLEEKGLTQLGEHSDITLDVSRQIYQDAC
- the dkgA gene encoding 2,5-didehydrogluconate reductase DkgA — protein: MADQPIIKLHDGNMMPQFGLGVWQASIEDARKAAVKALDVGYRSIDTAAIYKNEEAIGQALQETDVPRDDIFITTKLWNEDQLNSQQAMETSLKKLQLEQVDLYLMHWPCPEKDNFVEAWKGMIELQKQGLTKSIGVCNFQQAHLKRLIDETGVVPVVNQIELHPMLQQRELHAWNAMHQIQTESWSPLAQGGKGVFDQEIIKNLAKKYGKTPAQIVIRWHLDSGLVVIPKSVTPARIEENFKVFDFRLEKPEISEIAKLDKGQRLGPDPDEFN
- the ftsP gene encoding cell division protein FtsP, with product MSFSRRQFIQASGLALCASAVPFRALAAGGETALPVPPLLESRRGQPLFLTLQRSHWSFSGDSNKAPVWGVNGMYLGPTVRVWSGDDVKLIYSNRLNEPVAMTVSGLQVPGALMGGAPRLMSPGVDWSPVLPIRQAAATCWYHANTPNRMAPHVYNGLAGMWLIEDEVSKALPLPNHYGVDDFPLIIQDKRLDNFGTPVYNPPDNGGMVGDTLLVNGVQNPYVEVSRGWVRLRLLNASNARRYALSLSDNRPFNVIASDQGFLPAPVAVQQLSLAPGERREVLIDMSQGDEVSITAGAAAGIMDRLRGLFEPSSILTSTLVLTLRPTGLLPLVTDNLPMRLLADQLIDGTPSRIREFRLGDSLPGINGALWDMSRIDTQAQQGTWERWIIHADMPQPLHIQGVMFLIKSVNGASPMGEDRGWKDTVWVDGDVELLVSFTQPSSDHFPFVYYSQALEMADRGSAGQLLVQPIP